The Denticeps clupeoides chromosome 5, fDenClu1.1, whole genome shotgun sequence genome includes a region encoding these proteins:
- the septin7b gene encoding septin 7b isoform X3, giving the protein MAAQQKSLEGYVGFVSLPNQVYRKSVKRGFEFTLMVVGESGLGKSTLINSLFLTDLYSGEYPGPAHRVKKTVQVEQSKVLLKEGGVQLLLTIVDTPGFGDAVDNSNCWQPVIDYIDSKFEDYLNAESRVNRRQMPDSRVHSCLYFIAPSGHGLKPLDIEFMKRLHEKVNIIPLIAKADTLTPEECQQFKKQIMHEIQEHKIKIYEFPETYDEEENKLVKKIKERLPLAVVGSNTIIEVNGKKVRGRQYPWGVAEVENGEHCDFTILRNMLIRTHMQDLKDVTNDVHYENYRSRKLAAVTYNGVDNNKSKGQLTKLDTVEGMSPLAQMEEERRDHVAKMKKMEMEMEQVFEMKVKEKVQKLKDSEAELQRRHEQMKKNLEAQHKELEEKRRQFEEDRANWESQQRLLEQQKLDASRTLEKNKKKGKIF; this is encoded by the exons ATGG CAGCA cAACAGAAGAGCCTGGAGGGGTATGTAGGCTTTGTAAGCCTCCCCAATCAAGTCTACAGGAAGTCAGTGAAGCGAGGCTTTGAGTTCACTTTAATGGTTGTGG GTGAATCTGGTCTAGGCAAGTCCACACTGATCAACTCCCTGTTCCTCACCGATCTGTACTCTGGAGAGTATCCCGGTCCTGCACATAGGGTCAAGAAGACTGTACAG GTCGAGCAGTCCAAAGTGCTACTCAAAGAAGGTGGAGTCCAGCTCCTACTAACTATAGTGGACACTCCAGGATTTGGTGATGCTGTAGACAATAGTAACTG CTGGCAGCCGGTCATTGATTACATTGACAGTAAGTTTGAAGATTACCTGAACGCAGAGTCACGAGTGAACAGACGGCAGATGCCCGACAGTCGAGTCCACAGCTGCCTGTACTTCATTGCTCCCTCAGGACATGG ATTGAAGCCATTGGATATTGAGTTCATGAAACGGTTGCATGAGAAGGTGAACATCATCCCCCTCATTGCCAAAGCAGACACGCTTACTCCTGAAGAGTGCCAGCAATTCAAGAAGCAG ATCATGCATGAAATCCAGGAGCACAAAATCAAAATCTATGAGTTTCCTGAGACGTATGACGAGGAGGAGAACAAGCTTGTAAAAAAGATCAAA GAGCGTTTACCTCTGGCGGTGGTTGGGAGTAACACAATCATTGAGGTGAACGGCAAGAAGGTTCGGGGCAGACAGTACCCTTGGGGAGTTGCAGAAG TTGAAAATGGAGAGCATTGTGACTTCACCATCCTGAGAAACATGCTGATCAG AACACACATGCAAGACCTGAAAGACGTAACCAACGATGTCCACTACGAGAACTACAGGAGCAGGAAGCTGGCTGCAGTCACCTACAATGGTGTGGACAACAATAAGAGCAAAGGGCAGCTCACCAA aCTTGACACAGTTGAAGGCAT GAGTCCCCTGGCACAGATGGAGGAGGAACGGCGGGATCATGTggctaaaatgaaaaagatggagatggaaaTGGAGCAGGTGTTTGAGATGAAGGTGAAGGAGAAGGTGCAGAAGCTGAAAGATTCAGAGGCAGAG CTGCAGCGCCGTCATGAACAGATGAAGAAAAATCTGGAAGCTCAACacaaggagctggaggagaagcggCGCCAGTTTGAGGAGGACCGGGCCAACTGGGAGTCCCAGCAGCGTCTGCTGGAGCAGCAGAAGCTCGATGCCTCCAG GACCTTggagaagaacaaaaagaaagggAAGATCTTTTAA
- the septin7b gene encoding septin 7b isoform X2: protein MAAQQKSLEGYVGFVSLPNQVYRKSVKRGFEFTLMVVGESGLGKSTLINSLFLTDLYSGEYPGPAHRVKKTVQVEQSKVLLKEGGVQLLLTIVDTPGFGDAVDNSNCWQPVIDYIDSKFEDYLNAESRVNRRQMPDSRVHSCLYFIAPSGHGLKPLDIEFMKRLHEKVNIIPLIAKADTLTPEECQQFKKQIMHEIQEHKIKIYEFPETYDEEENKLVKKIKERLPLAVVGSNTIIEVNGKKVRGRQYPWGVAEVENGEHCDFTILRNMLIRTHMQDLKDVTNDVHYENYRSRKLAAVTYNGVDNNKSKGQLTKSPLAQMEEERRDHVAKMKKMEMEMEQVFEMKVKEKVQKLKDSEAELQRRHEQMKKNLEAQHKELEEKRRQFEEDRANWESQQRLLEQQKLDASRTLEKNKKKGKIF, encoded by the exons ATGG CAGCA cAACAGAAGAGCCTGGAGGGGTATGTAGGCTTTGTAAGCCTCCCCAATCAAGTCTACAGGAAGTCAGTGAAGCGAGGCTTTGAGTTCACTTTAATGGTTGTGG GTGAATCTGGTCTAGGCAAGTCCACACTGATCAACTCCCTGTTCCTCACCGATCTGTACTCTGGAGAGTATCCCGGTCCTGCACATAGGGTCAAGAAGACTGTACAG GTCGAGCAGTCCAAAGTGCTACTCAAAGAAGGTGGAGTCCAGCTCCTACTAACTATAGTGGACACTCCAGGATTTGGTGATGCTGTAGACAATAGTAACTG CTGGCAGCCGGTCATTGATTACATTGACAGTAAGTTTGAAGATTACCTGAACGCAGAGTCACGAGTGAACAGACGGCAGATGCCCGACAGTCGAGTCCACAGCTGCCTGTACTTCATTGCTCCCTCAGGACATGG ATTGAAGCCATTGGATATTGAGTTCATGAAACGGTTGCATGAGAAGGTGAACATCATCCCCCTCATTGCCAAAGCAGACACGCTTACTCCTGAAGAGTGCCAGCAATTCAAGAAGCAG ATCATGCATGAAATCCAGGAGCACAAAATCAAAATCTATGAGTTTCCTGAGACGTATGACGAGGAGGAGAACAAGCTTGTAAAAAAGATCAAA GAGCGTTTACCTCTGGCGGTGGTTGGGAGTAACACAATCATTGAGGTGAACGGCAAGAAGGTTCGGGGCAGACAGTACCCTTGGGGAGTTGCAGAAG TTGAAAATGGAGAGCATTGTGACTTCACCATCCTGAGAAACATGCTGATCAG AACACACATGCAAGACCTGAAAGACGTAACCAACGATGTCCACTACGAGAACTACAGGAGCAGGAAGCTGGCTGCAGTCACCTACAATGGTGTGGACAACAATAAGAGCAAAGGGCAGCTCACCAA GAGTCCCCTGGCACAGATGGAGGAGGAACGGCGGGATCATGTggctaaaatgaaaaagatggagatggaaaTGGAGCAGGTGTTTGAGATGAAGGTGAAGGAGAAGGTGCAGAAGCTGAAAGATTCAGAGGCAGAG CTGCAGCGCCGTCATGAACAGATGAAGAAAAATCTGGAAGCTCAACacaaggagctggaggagaagcggCGCCAGTTTGAGGAGGACCGGGCCAACTGGGAGTCCCAGCAGCGTCTGCTGGAGCAGCAGAAGCTCGATGCCTCCAG GACCTTggagaagaacaaaaagaaagggAAGATCTTTTAA
- the septin7b gene encoding septin 7b isoform X1 gives MAQQKSLEGYVGFVSLPNQVYRKSVKRGFEFTLMVVGESGLGKSTLINSLFLTDLYSGEYPGPAHRVKKTVQVEQSKVLLKEGGVQLLLTIVDTPGFGDAVDNSNCWQPVIDYIDSKFEDYLNAESRVNRRQMPDSRVHSCLYFIAPSGHGLKPLDIEFMKRLHEKVNIIPLIAKADTLTPEECQQFKKQIMHEIQEHKIKIYEFPETYDEEENKLVKKIKERLPLAVVGSNTIIEVNGKKVRGRQYPWGVAEVENGEHCDFTILRNMLIRTHMQDLKDVTNDVHYENYRSRKLAAVTYNGVDNNKSKGQLTKLDTVEGMSPLAQMEEERRDHVAKMKKMEMEMEQVFEMKVKEKVQKLKDSEAELQRRHEQMKKNLEAQHKELEEKRRQFEEDRANWESQQRLLEQQKLDASRTLEKNKKKGKIF, from the exons ATGG CA cAACAGAAGAGCCTGGAGGGGTATGTAGGCTTTGTAAGCCTCCCCAATCAAGTCTACAGGAAGTCAGTGAAGCGAGGCTTTGAGTTCACTTTAATGGTTGTGG GTGAATCTGGTCTAGGCAAGTCCACACTGATCAACTCCCTGTTCCTCACCGATCTGTACTCTGGAGAGTATCCCGGTCCTGCACATAGGGTCAAGAAGACTGTACAG GTCGAGCAGTCCAAAGTGCTACTCAAAGAAGGTGGAGTCCAGCTCCTACTAACTATAGTGGACACTCCAGGATTTGGTGATGCTGTAGACAATAGTAACTG CTGGCAGCCGGTCATTGATTACATTGACAGTAAGTTTGAAGATTACCTGAACGCAGAGTCACGAGTGAACAGACGGCAGATGCCCGACAGTCGAGTCCACAGCTGCCTGTACTTCATTGCTCCCTCAGGACATGG ATTGAAGCCATTGGATATTGAGTTCATGAAACGGTTGCATGAGAAGGTGAACATCATCCCCCTCATTGCCAAAGCAGACACGCTTACTCCTGAAGAGTGCCAGCAATTCAAGAAGCAG ATCATGCATGAAATCCAGGAGCACAAAATCAAAATCTATGAGTTTCCTGAGACGTATGACGAGGAGGAGAACAAGCTTGTAAAAAAGATCAAA GAGCGTTTACCTCTGGCGGTGGTTGGGAGTAACACAATCATTGAGGTGAACGGCAAGAAGGTTCGGGGCAGACAGTACCCTTGGGGAGTTGCAGAAG TTGAAAATGGAGAGCATTGTGACTTCACCATCCTGAGAAACATGCTGATCAG AACACACATGCAAGACCTGAAAGACGTAACCAACGATGTCCACTACGAGAACTACAGGAGCAGGAAGCTGGCTGCAGTCACCTACAATGGTGTGGACAACAATAAGAGCAAAGGGCAGCTCACCAA aCTTGACACAGTTGAAGGCAT GAGTCCCCTGGCACAGATGGAGGAGGAACGGCGGGATCATGTggctaaaatgaaaaagatggagatggaaaTGGAGCAGGTGTTTGAGATGAAGGTGAAGGAGAAGGTGCAGAAGCTGAAAGATTCAGAGGCAGAG CTGCAGCGCCGTCATGAACAGATGAAGAAAAATCTGGAAGCTCAACacaaggagctggaggagaagcggCGCCAGTTTGAGGAGGACCGGGCCAACTGGGAGTCCCAGCAGCGTCTGCTGGAGCAGCAGAAGCTCGATGCCTCCAG GACCTTggagaagaacaaaaagaaagggAAGATCTTTTAA
- the LOC114789874 gene encoding protachykinin-like gives MARLCRDVLHPVNSSHRNQRVLGDMMKILLPMLLLLISANVFCRELNSNQDNLARDNHSEVEPALLLRRMKGTLFALMGRRSGAKTQATRKRQRFHSFVGLMGKRFSDVPGFP, from the exons ATGGCGCGTCTCTGCAGAGATGTTCTCCATCCAGTGAATTCGTCTCATCGCAATCAGCGCGTTCTCGGGGACATGATGAAAATCCTTCTTCCGATGCTGCTGCTACTTATTTCGGCAAATGTTTTCTGCCGGGAACTAAATTCCAACCAAGACAACTTGGCCAGGGACAACCACTCTGAG GTGGAGCCCGCCCTGCTCCTGCGGAGGATGAAGGGGACACTCTTCGCTCTGATGGGGAGGCGGTCCGGCG CAAAAACACAGGCGACCAGGAAAA GACAGAGATTCCACTCTTTTGTTGGCTTGATGGGAAAGCGTTTTTCGGACGTCCCAG GTTTCCCTTGA